A part of Abyssisolibacter fermentans genomic DNA contains:
- a CDS encoding transketolase family protein, giving the protein MNNLMAPRDMFGKTIVEIGQHNENIFVLSGDLGGATKVNDFGKAFPERFVNTGIAEQNMVSMAAGLERMGYIPIVSTFCCFAPGRTYDQIRQSVAYSNANVKIMSTHPGLAIGMDGAIHQSLDDLALMRALPNFTVLAPSDEIETKKAIEWAINHKGPVYIRVGRKECEKYFNENWEIEIGKSYELKEGKDITLIAHGAIVPFMMKAAHELAKEDIDARVISFPFIKPVDKEAIIKAAKETKGIVTGEDHFLNGGLFSIVSEVVCHNAPCKVRGIGVNDTFGESGAPEDLYKKYGLTVENIIKEVKNILGV; this is encoded by the coding sequence ATGAATAACCTAATGGCACCTAGAGATATGTTTGGTAAAACAATAGTAGAAATTGGGCAGCATAATGAGAATATATTTGTATTAAGTGGAGATTTAGGGGGAGCTACTAAAGTAAATGATTTTGGTAAAGCTTTTCCAGAAAGATTTGTAAATACAGGTATAGCAGAACAAAATATGGTAAGTATGGCAGCGGGGCTTGAAAGAATGGGATATATACCAATTGTAAGCACATTTTGTTGTTTTGCACCAGGAAGAACTTATGATCAGATAAGGCAATCTGTAGCTTATTCTAATGCAAACGTAAAAATTATGTCAACACATCCAGGCTTAGCTATAGGAATGGATGGTGCTATACATCAAAGTTTAGATGATTTAGCATTAATGAGAGCATTACCAAATTTTACAGTACTAGCTCCATCTGATGAAATAGAGACAAAAAAAGCAATAGAATGGGCTATAAATCACAAGGGTCCAGTTTATATTAGAGTAGGAAGAAAAGAATGTGAGAAATATTTTAATGAAAATTGGGAAATAGAAATTGGAAAATCTTACGAACTAAAGGAAGGTAAAGATATAACTTTAATCGCACATGGAGCAATAGTGCCTTTTATGATGAAAGCAGCTCATGAGTTAGCTAAAGAAGATATTGATGCTAGAGTTATAAGCTTTCCATTTATAAAACCAGTTGATAAAGAAGCTATAATAAAAGCAGCTAAAGAGACAAAAGGTATAGTAACAGGAGAAGATCATTTTTTAAATGGTGGATTATTTAGCATTGTTTCAGAAGTTGTATGTCATAATGCTCCTTGTAAAGTAAGAGGTATAGGTGTAAATGATACTTTTGGAGAATCAGGAGCACCAGAAGATTTATATAAAAAATATGGATTAACAGTTGAAAATATAATCAAAGAAGTTAAAAACATACTGGGTGTGTAA
- a CDS encoding DUF6440 family protein: MFGSKNNDRFETVYSQGTVNTRQILVDKKTGVNYLFTCSGNAGGLTPLLDEDGKPVITPMYYKE; this comes from the coding sequence ATGTTTGGTAGTAAAAATAATGATAGATTTGAAACTGTTTATTCACAAGGCACTGTGAATACTAGACAAATATTAGTAGATAAAAAAACTGGTGTGAATTACTTATTTACTTGTAGCGGAAATGCTGGTGGATTAACACCATTATTAGACGAGGATGGAAAGCCTGTTATTACGCCAATGTATTATAAAGAATAA